From the Verrucomicrobiota bacterium genome, one window contains:
- a CDS encoding DUF1501 domain-containing protein, which translates to MIRIPGELGKDLCDRHLGMTRRDLLRIGGSGLLGLSLGGVLKLQSVANPSTGGRGWNKAKSVIMIYLQGGPSHLDLWDPKDNVPDNVKSAFSSIPTKLPGVQFTELLPKLAKVNDKFTMIRSMSYTPNGLFNHTAAIYQIMTGYTTDKVSPSGQLEPPSPKDFPNFGSNIIRLKPPEVPMLPFVQFPRPLQESNVVGKGGNAGFLGKAFDPYTLFPDGDDMDMGKMDKIKIDDLNLRPDMFAARLERRASLRNDISDAMPEIEKAVETYNLDDYYKKAMSLIVSGRAREAFDLNQEPDKLRDRYGRNTFGQSCLLARRLVEAGTRVVELIWPKVANSDNHSWDVHVGLNDRMKKQSAPMLDTGLSALFEDLDQRGLLSETIVVAIGEFGRSPQKGVSTSGNGNDANGRDHWPYCYTSVIGGAGIKRGYVHGKSDKTGSAPVEDPVHPIEILATIYHSFGIDPETIVMNHLNQPRELVKAKAVTKLFA; encoded by the coding sequence ATGATCCGCATCCCAGGCGAACTCGGCAAAGACCTCTGTGACCGTCACCTCGGAATGACCCGCCGCGACCTGCTCCGCATCGGCGGCTCCGGCCTGCTCGGGCTTTCGCTCGGTGGCGTGCTCAAGCTCCAATCCGTCGCCAACCCGTCCACGGGCGGCCGCGGCTGGAACAAGGCCAAGAGCGTCATCATGATTTACCTGCAGGGCGGTCCGTCGCACCTCGACCTGTGGGACCCGAAGGACAACGTGCCCGACAACGTCAAGAGCGCGTTCAGCTCCATCCCCACCAAACTCCCCGGGGTGCAGTTCACGGAGTTGCTGCCCAAGCTCGCGAAGGTGAACGACAAGTTCACGATGATCCGCTCGATGAGCTACACGCCCAACGGGCTCTTCAACCACACCGCGGCCATCTACCAGATCATGACCGGTTACACGACCGACAAAGTCAGCCCGTCCGGCCAGCTCGAGCCGCCGAGCCCGAAGGACTTCCCGAACTTCGGCTCCAACATCATCCGCCTCAAGCCGCCCGAGGTGCCGATGCTCCCGTTCGTCCAATTCCCGCGTCCGTTGCAGGAATCCAACGTCGTCGGCAAGGGCGGCAACGCCGGCTTCCTCGGCAAGGCGTTTGATCCCTACACGCTCTTCCCCGATGGCGACGACATGGACATGGGCAAGATGGACAAAATCAAGATTGACGACCTCAATCTGCGTCCCGACATGTTCGCCGCCCGCCTCGAACGCCGCGCCAGCCTGCGCAACGACATCAGCGACGCAATGCCCGAGATCGAGAAGGCCGTTGAGACCTACAACCTCGACGACTACTACAAAAAGGCCATGAGCCTCATCGTGAGCGGCCGCGCCCGCGAGGCGTTCGACCTCAATCAGGAACCTGACAAGCTCCGCGACCGCTACGGGCGGAACACCTTCGGGCAAAGCTGCCTCCTTGCCCGCCGCCTCGTCGAGGCTGGCACGCGCGTCGTCGAGCTCATCTGGCCCAAGGTCGCGAACTCAGACAATCATTCGTGGGACGTTCACGTCGGCCTCAACGACCGGATGAAAAAGCAGAGCGCGCCGATGCTCGACACCGGCCTCTCGGCACTGTTTGAGGACCTCGACCAGCGCGGGCTGCTCAGCGAGACGATTGTCGTGGCCATCGGCGAATTCGGCCGCAGCCCGCAGAAAGGGGTGAGCACTTCCGGCAACGGCAACGATGCGAACGGCCGCGACCACTGGCCGTATTGCTACACCTCCGTCATCGGCGGCGCCGGCATCAAGCGCGGCTACGTCCACGGCAAGTCCGACAAGACCGGCTCCGCGCCCGTCGAGGATCCCGTGCATCCGATCGAAATCCTCGCGACCATCTACCACAGCTTCGGCATTGACCCGGAGACCATCGTGATGAATCACCTCAACCAGCCCCGCGAGCTGGTGAAGGCGAAGGCCGTCACGAAGCTCTTCGCGTAA
- a CDS encoding M81 family metallopeptidase, protein MRVLIAGIFHETHCFVEGTTPLAEFQARRGAELLACEGDASPFGGVLEFARTSGWTVLPTVDFRAPPSATVDDDVIEAWWGEFREHAGPELARGVDGIYLVLHGAMTSQSFPDVEGELLARLRRLRGAERVPVFGVFDLHANFTARLAALSNCLVAYRENPHTDARASAVRAAELLDRCLRTGRVPRMMFEHPPIIWPPTGTGTQTEPMRSLEAMARRLEQEHPHFWAVSVSAGFAFADTPETGVSFCISTTGSDAEARAALGGLCEFALRHKADGNVTDPPLEEVMRRILPSGGGLTVLVEPSDNIGGGAPGDGTGILRALVSHRVKNCAVCLNDPEAVAHLATRPPGDTLTLAVGGKGSRLDAGPLSLSVEFVSHRGGRFELEDKNSHLASMCGNAFDMGPCAVVRHEGVTILLTSRRTPPFDLGQWRSQGIEPSLLSIIGVKAAVAHRRAYDKIAARMLWVDTPGPCSSNLKSLPFRKVRRPVYPLDD, encoded by the coding sequence ATGCGCGTTCTAATCGCAGGGATTTTCCACGAGACCCACTGCTTCGTGGAGGGCACGACGCCGCTCGCGGAATTCCAGGCGCGGCGCGGCGCGGAACTGCTCGCGTGCGAGGGCGACGCCTCGCCGTTCGGCGGCGTGCTCGAGTTCGCGCGCACGTCCGGCTGGACGGTGCTGCCCACGGTGGACTTCCGCGCCCCGCCGAGCGCCACCGTGGACGATGACGTCATCGAGGCGTGGTGGGGCGAATTTCGCGAACACGCCGGACCCGAGCTCGCGCGCGGCGTGGACGGCATCTACCTCGTGCTGCACGGCGCGATGACGTCGCAGTCATTTCCCGACGTGGAGGGTGAGCTGCTCGCGCGCCTTCGCAGGTTGCGCGGCGCGGAGCGCGTGCCGGTGTTTGGCGTGTTCGACCTGCACGCGAACTTCACGGCGCGCTTGGCCGCGCTCTCGAACTGCCTCGTCGCCTACCGTGAGAACCCGCACACGGACGCGCGCGCGTCCGCGGTGCGGGCGGCGGAACTGCTCGACCGCTGCCTCCGCACAGGCCGCGTGCCGCGGATGATGTTCGAGCATCCGCCCATCATCTGGCCGCCGACGGGCACGGGCACGCAGACCGAGCCCATGCGCAGCCTCGAGGCGATGGCGCGCCGCCTCGAACAGGAGCATCCGCATTTCTGGGCCGTGAGCGTGTCCGCCGGATTCGCCTTCGCCGACACGCCGGAAACGGGCGTGAGCTTCTGCATCTCAACGACCGGCTCCGATGCGGAGGCGCGCGCCGCGCTGGGCGGACTCTGCGAGTTTGCGCTGCGCCACAAGGCCGATGGAAATGTCACCGACCCGCCCCTGGAGGAAGTGATGCGGCGGATTCTCCCGTCGGGCGGGGGACTGACGGTGCTCGTCGAACCCTCGGACAACATCGGTGGCGGCGCGCCCGGCGACGGCACGGGCATCCTGCGCGCGCTGGTGAGTCATCGCGTGAAGAACTGCGCCGTGTGCCTGAACGATCCCGAGGCGGTCGCCCACCTCGCGACGCGCCCGCCGGGCGACACACTCACGCTCGCGGTTGGCGGCAAGGGCAGCCGGCTGGACGCGGGTCCGCTTTCGCTCAGCGTCGAGTTCGTTTCGCATCGGGGCGGCCGCTTCGAACTCGAGGACAAGAACAGCCACCTCGCGTCCATGTGCGGGAATGCGTTCGACATGGGCCCGTGCGCCGTGGTGAGGCACGAGGGCGTCACGATCCTGCTCACGAGCAGGCGGACGCCGCCGTTCGACCTCGGCCAATGGCGCAGCCAGGGGATCGAGCCGTCGCTGCTCTCGATCATCGGCGTGAAGGCCGCGGTCGCGCACCGCCGCGCCTACGACAAGATCGCGGCGCGCATGTTGTGGGTGGACACGCCGGGCCCGTGCAGCAGCAATTTGAAGTCGCTCCCGTTCCGAAAAGTGCGCCGGCCGGTGTATCCGCTCGACGATTGA
- a CDS encoding c-type cytochrome, which produces MQGKGRRPRRDRPWRDLNTVRTTRAPRSNSRGVRTFFIVMKRLLAFVVVVLFVPSTPAQQLDPARVETIIEALSRLEPAQVTANERLRDALDKVLAATRGTARFAKLVEQFKLADQQAGLLEVASKFPADEAGVTAARLVLAAKDTTALATALASTNAAAVVQALGNTADKQVIPHLLPVLANADRDGAVRRQVVRALAQTQEGAAELLRLARESKLAEELKFTAGSELAATRWPAIKAEAAKLLPRPPSLTAQPLPPAAELLKMAGDAKRGEAVFFREATQCAKCHVVNGRGQDFGPALSEIGAKLGRDALLEAILDPSAGISMGFEAWTLLLKDGEDAFGLIVSDAADEVAIKSVGGLVTRYKTSGIKSRAQARLSIMPAGLQQTMTTQELMDLVEYLASLQKASK; this is translated from the coding sequence ATGCAAGGAAAAGGACGACGCCCTCGCCGCGATCGCCCTTGGCGGGATTTGAACACGGTGCGCACGACGCGGGCGCCGCGGTCCAACTCACGCGGGGTGCGCACGTTTTTCATCGTCATGAAGCGACTGCTCGCCTTCGTCGTCGTCGTCCTCTTCGTCCCATCGACGCCCGCCCAGCAGCTTGATCCCGCGCGCGTCGAGACCATCATCGAGGCGCTCTCACGACTCGAACCCGCGCAGGTAACAGCCAACGAGCGCCTCCGCGACGCTCTCGACAAAGTCCTCGCCGCCACGCGCGGCACGGCCCGATTCGCGAAACTCGTCGAACAATTCAAGCTCGCCGACCAGCAGGCCGGGCTTCTCGAAGTCGCCTCGAAATTCCCCGCCGACGAGGCGGGCGTCACCGCCGCGCGACTCGTGCTCGCTGCGAAGGACACCACGGCGCTCGCCACGGCGCTCGCCTCCACCAACGCCGCCGCCGTCGTGCAGGCGCTCGGCAACACCGCCGACAAACAGGTGATCCCGCACCTGTTGCCGGTTCTAGCCAACGCGGACCGCGACGGGGCCGTGCGCCGACAAGTCGTGCGCGCACTCGCGCAAACGCAGGAGGGCGCGGCCGAATTGCTCAGGCTCGCGCGCGAGTCGAAGCTCGCCGAGGAACTGAAGTTCACCGCCGGCTCCGAACTCGCCGCCACGCGCTGGCCCGCAATCAAGGCCGAGGCCGCGAAACTCCTGCCGCGCCCGCCGTCGCTGACTGCGCAGCCGCTTCCGCCCGCAGCCGAGCTGCTGAAAATGGCGGGCGACGCGAAACGCGGCGAGGCCGTGTTCTTCCGGGAGGCCACCCAGTGCGCCAAGTGCCATGTGGTGAACGGGCGCGGACAGGACTTCGGCCCCGCGCTCTCCGAGATCGGCGCCAAGCTCGGCCGCGACGCGCTGCTCGAAGCCATCCTCGACCCAAGCGCGGGCATCTCGATGGGCTTCGAGGCGTGGACGCTCCTGCTCAAGGACGGCGAGGACGCGTTCGGTCTCATCGTGAGCGACGCCGCGGACGAGGTGGCGATCAAGTCCGTGGGCGGGCTGGTGACGCGCTACAAAACGTCCGGCATCAAGAGCCGCGCGCAGGCCAGACTCTCGATCATGCCCGCGGGTTTGCAGCAAACCATGACCACGCAGGAACTCATGGATCTCGTGGAGTATCTCGCCTCGCTGCAGAAGGCGTCGAAGTGA